In Garciella nitratireducens DSM 15102, a single window of DNA contains:
- a CDS encoding transposase: FDRHANLKYKYGNRQFWCKGYYVDTVGRNKKAIEQYIRNQLQEDIAHDQISLKEYMDPFTGEPVNKGKR; the protein is encoded by the coding sequence ATTTGATAGACATGCTAATTTAAAGTATAAGTATGGAAATAGACAATTTTGGTGTAAAGGATATTATGTAGATACAGTAGGCAGAAATAAAAAGGCAATAGAACAGTATATAAGAAATCAACTTCAAGAAGATATTGCACATGACCAAATAAGTTTAAAAGAGTATATGGACCCGTTTACGGGTGAGCCAGTAAACAAAGGCAAAAGATAA